A single Acidaminococcus sp. DNA region contains:
- a CDS encoding glycosyltransferase family 2 protein: MGSYFDIIMIPLQVLIVFFTLYFFTLSIFGILPRKKEKKILTPKTTFAVIAAAHNEERVIGQLVENLRMLRYPDEMYDIFVVADNCTDHTAEVARKAGAIVHERFNDTEKGKGFALEWMFQRIFKMEKQYDAVVIFDADNLVHPDFLKEMNSRYCKGERLIQGYLDSKNPNDTWVSGVFAISFWITNVCWSLAKYNIGLSSVLGGTGMCISVDILKKYGWEATCLTEDMEFTMKSLLEGIPTTWCDSAIVYDEKALTFKQSWNQRKRWAQGHFDVGERYIPKLLKEGLKKHDIVILDGVIDLIQPYFLLVSAFFVICSTIYTFVPFYTNVLYAILPYEIWQVIGVGQYVVPAVILLKIHAAPKSWFYTIFYPVFVYSWIPITFLGFLHRHEHVWSHTLHTRGISFNDVMVPESSDKGPKQIVLPKREEKKKAQSR; encoded by the coding sequence ATGGGAAGTTATTTTGACATCATTATGATTCCTCTGCAAGTGCTCATCGTTTTCTTTACGCTTTACTTTTTTACGCTTTCCATTTTTGGGATTTTACCCCGTAAAAAGGAAAAGAAGATCTTAACCCCGAAAACGACGTTTGCGGTCATTGCAGCTGCTCATAATGAAGAACGCGTCATCGGACAGCTCGTTGAAAATCTGCGCATGCTCCGCTACCCGGATGAAATGTACGACATCTTCGTCGTCGCCGATAACTGTACGGACCATACGGCAGAGGTAGCCCGAAAAGCAGGCGCTATCGTTCATGAACGTTTCAACGATACGGAAAAGGGGAAGGGCTTTGCACTTGAATGGATGTTCCAGCGCATTTTCAAGATGGAAAAGCAGTATGACGCCGTCGTCATCTTCGATGCCGATAATCTCGTTCATCCTGATTTCCTGAAGGAAATGAACTCCCGTTACTGCAAGGGAGAACGTCTGATTCAAGGCTATCTTGACTCGAAAAATCCGAATGACACCTGGGTCAGCGGTGTATTTGCCATTTCTTTCTGGATTACCAACGTCTGCTGGTCCCTTGCCAAATATAATATCGGTTTGTCCAGTGTCCTGGGCGGTACGGGCATGTGCATTTCCGTCGATATTTTAAAGAAATACGGCTGGGAGGCCACGTGCCTGACTGAGGATATGGAATTTACCATGAAATCTCTCCTGGAAGGGATTCCTACGACGTGGTGCGATTCTGCCATTGTCTACGATGAAAAGGCCCTGACGTTTAAACAGTCATGGAATCAGCGTAAACGGTGGGCACAAGGCCATTTCGATGTGGGAGAGCGGTACATTCCGAAGCTCCTGAAGGAAGGACTGAAAAAGCATGATATCGTCATTCTGGACGGTGTCATTGACCTGATTCAGCCTTACTTCCTGCTGGTTTCTGCTTTCTTTGTTATCTGCAGTACCATTTACACGTTTGTACCTTTCTATACGAACGTCCTGTATGCAATCCTGCCTTATGAAATCTGGCAGGTCATCGGCGTCGGACAGTACGTGGTACCGGCGGTTATACTGCTCAAAATTCACGCAGCTCCGAAGTCCTGGTTCTATACCATTTTCTATCCGGTCTTCGTGTATAGCTGGATTCCCATTACGTTCCTCGGGTTCCTGCATCGTCATGAGCACGTCTGGAGCCACACGCTGCATACGCGCGGCATCAGCTTCAACGATGTCATGGTACCGGAAAGCTCTGATAAGGGGCCGAAGCAGATTGTGCTTCCCAAGCGGGAAGAAAAGAAGAAAGCACAGTCTCGATAA